The Methanocella arvoryzae MRE50 genome includes a region encoding these proteins:
- a CDS encoding ATP-binding protein, with product MKRLVTAGRGGTGKTSFVALMTKYFLEKEETPVLLVDVDPDQNLAEMVGVDLESEGVKTIAELVTDTFLEKGGTSVGISPADRIEAAIFEHGLYEGETFDLLAVGTRWIEGCYCLPDEALKSALQALTKNYRYVLIDSPAGLEHLNRKIATQVNDVFAVMGPSHKSFENAKRSLRIMEEIEIGFDRFYLVGGCLFPEELEKEAAEQTGQPYLGKIEFDRQVQDAVIAGRSLLDLPDDSQGYASVKRVMEKAGYR from the coding sequence GACGGCCGGCCGCGGCGGTACGGGCAAGACCAGCTTCGTGGCCCTGATGACGAAGTACTTCCTCGAAAAAGAGGAGACTCCAGTCCTCCTCGTAGACGTCGACCCGGACCAGAACCTGGCCGAGATGGTAGGCGTAGACCTGGAAAGCGAAGGCGTGAAAACGATCGCTGAGCTGGTCACAGATACCTTCCTCGAAAAGGGAGGGACCTCCGTGGGCATATCCCCGGCCGATCGCATCGAGGCAGCCATCTTCGAGCACGGGCTGTACGAGGGCGAGACATTCGATCTGCTGGCGGTCGGAACCAGGTGGATCGAAGGCTGCTACTGCCTCCCCGACGAGGCGCTCAAGAGTGCCCTGCAGGCCCTCACTAAGAATTACAGATACGTCCTGATCGACTCCCCGGCAGGCCTCGAGCACCTGAACCGCAAAATAGCAACGCAGGTGAACGACGTCTTCGCAGTGATGGGGCCGTCCCACAAATCCTTCGAGAACGCGAAGCGCTCCCTCCGGATCATGGAAGAGATCGAGATCGGCTTCGACCGGTTCTACCTGGTTGGAGGCTGCCTGTTTCCAGAAGAGCTGGAGAAGGAGGCGGCCGAGCAGACTGGCCAGCCGTATCTAGGTAAGATAGAGTTCGACCGGCAGGTCCAGGATGCCGTTATAGCAGGGCGATCGTTGCTCGATCTGCCCGATGATAGCCAGGGATACGCGTCGGTGAAGAGAGTGATGGAGAAGGCAGGGTACAGGTGA